A portion of the Microbulbifer agarilyticus genome contains these proteins:
- a CDS encoding capsular polysaccharide biosynthesis protein, whose translation MKRLSHLDVLLEAQSYWFALRPVQSTTHIAGWGRKPSATRAREIAVEAGLPFVSLEDGFLRSFGLGVQGALLHSLIVDYTGIYYDATAPSDLENLIRAADFSSEELTRARAGIALLQRLRLSKFNCASDTPVVWPDGRRRVLVVDQTFGDAAITYGGADASSFTQMLETAIADNPDAEVVVKVHPDVIAGKKRGYLLDAAREHDCRVWSEDISPWALLDAVDKVYVVTSQFGFDALLAGKPVCCFGMPFFAGWGLTEDLQTCARRGQHRSLEQVFAAAYLRYCRYINPYTGKRCTFEDTARLISEQVKRSQHLAGSWLGVDFSPWKRGFVADFLARPKQCRFVRRHSNAFSEVEAETQVVAWASSLTEPVVTKCSNSRLPLWRLEDGFLRSVGLGSDLVRPLSLVLDKQGIYYDASRPSDLESILKDAELSPLLCARAAALRETLVTRQLSKYNVGEQGVALDLPSDRTIILVPGQVESDASIASGSPWLKSNQQLLEQVRRANPDAYIIYKPHPDVVAGGRIGKLADDAGVLYDQLVADAPMPAVLARVDELHTLCSLSGFEALLRGVKVVTYGLPFYAGWGLSDDRLLGEGCDEMPNALSELAMVRRCKRARGRSRTLDELVAATLILYPTYVDPHRGDIVDVETAVQLLASQQQGSSYLSWWRRGLYRIVRNQFFKK comes from the coding sequence TTGAAACGGCTTTCTCATCTCGACGTGTTACTGGAAGCGCAGAGCTACTGGTTTGCGCTGCGCCCAGTACAATCTACGACACATATTGCCGGCTGGGGACGTAAGCCCAGTGCAACACGTGCGCGAGAGATAGCAGTCGAAGCTGGCTTGCCATTCGTGAGCCTGGAAGATGGCTTTCTGCGCTCCTTTGGCCTGGGTGTGCAGGGTGCGCTGCTGCACAGCCTGATCGTGGATTACACCGGTATCTATTACGACGCGACGGCGCCCAGTGATCTGGAGAACCTGATTCGTGCGGCGGATTTTTCAAGCGAAGAGCTTACCCGCGCGCGCGCCGGTATTGCATTACTGCAGCGGCTTCGCCTGTCAAAGTTCAATTGCGCTTCCGATACGCCTGTTGTGTGGCCGGATGGGCGCCGCAGGGTGCTCGTGGTGGACCAGACGTTTGGCGATGCAGCGATTACTTATGGTGGCGCCGACGCGTCGAGTTTTACTCAAATGCTGGAAACAGCCATTGCTGACAACCCGGATGCAGAGGTGGTGGTTAAGGTGCACCCGGATGTTATCGCGGGTAAAAAACGCGGTTATTTACTGGACGCAGCACGTGAGCACGACTGTCGCGTTTGGTCGGAAGACATTTCTCCTTGGGCACTGCTCGATGCGGTGGACAAAGTGTATGTGGTCACCAGCCAGTTTGGCTTCGATGCGCTGCTGGCAGGCAAACCGGTGTGTTGTTTCGGGATGCCATTTTTTGCTGGCTGGGGGCTAACTGAAGATTTGCAGACGTGTGCGCGGCGCGGGCAACACCGCTCATTGGAGCAGGTTTTCGCGGCGGCCTATCTGCGCTATTGCCGATATATCAACCCGTATACGGGCAAGCGTTGTACTTTCGAAGATACTGCTCGTCTGATTTCAGAGCAGGTAAAGCGGAGCCAGCACCTCGCCGGATCCTGGTTAGGTGTAGATTTTTCACCGTGGAAACGCGGGTTCGTGGCTGATTTTTTGGCTCGCCCTAAGCAGTGCCGGTTTGTGAGAAGGCATTCGAATGCTTTCAGCGAGGTAGAGGCAGAGACTCAGGTAGTGGCTTGGGCAAGTAGCTTGACGGAGCCGGTTGTAACCAAGTGCAGTAACTCCCGGTTACCGCTTTGGCGGCTTGAGGATGGATTCCTGCGGTCGGTGGGTTTGGGGTCCGATCTGGTGCGCCCGCTCTCGTTGGTTCTGGATAAGCAGGGGATTTATTATGATGCTTCCCGACCGTCTGACCTGGAATCTATTTTAAAGGACGCAGAGCTATCTCCGTTGCTCTGTGCTCGTGCGGCCGCGCTGCGAGAGACCCTTGTTACCCGACAGTTGAGTAAATACAACGTAGGTGAACAGGGTGTGGCTCTGGATTTGCCATCAGACCGAACCATTATATTGGTGCCCGGGCAGGTGGAGAGTGATGCATCGATCGCCAGCGGCTCTCCTTGGCTCAAAAGCAATCAGCAGTTATTGGAGCAGGTACGCAGAGCGAACCCCGATGCTTATATTATTTATAAACCGCACCCGGATGTAGTCGCGGGTGGGCGCATTGGGAAGTTGGCTGACGATGCTGGTGTTCTTTACGATCAGCTGGTAGCCGATGCACCAATGCCTGCAGTACTTGCACGAGTGGATGAGCTACACACACTTTGTTCTTTAAGTGGCTTCGAGGCGTTACTGCGGGGCGTTAAGGTCGTGACTTATGGCTTGCCGTTTTATGCCGGTTGGGGGCTGAGTGATGATCGTCTTCTTGGCGAGGGCTGCGACGAAATGCCCAATGCCCTCTCGGAGTTGGCAATGGTTCGTCGCTGCAAAAGAGCTCGTGGACGGAGCCGCACACTGGACGAGCTGGTAGCCGCAACGTTGATTCTATACCCCACCTATGTGGATCCGCACCGTGGCGACATCGTGGATGTCGAAACTGCGGTGCAGTTGTTGGCGTCCCAACAACAGGGCTCGTCTTATCTCAGCTGGTGGCGACGTGGGCTTTATCGCATCGTTCGCAACCAATTTTTCAAGAAGTAG
- a CDS encoding tyrosine-protein phosphatase, whose product MIDLHCHLLPGIDDGARDLDQALVLARAAVADGITHIVATPHIHSGRFPNTLSTISKAHRQLVSALDTAEIPLHVGMAAEIRLSEEILNMVMLKQVPFLGEWGDEKVLLLELPHSHIPPGTEQLIRWLRKQKVRPMIAHPERNKDVIRDFNKVMPLADEGCLFQVTSGAVCGHFGEPAQQRSIEMLENGLVTILATDAHHEVRRPPALKAGREAAAKVVGEEKAWQLVRDNPSKIAAMHFAHHKTL is encoded by the coding sequence ATGATCGATCTGCATTGCCACCTTCTCCCGGGTATCGACGACGGTGCCCGGGATCTCGACCAGGCGCTGGTGCTCGCCCGCGCCGCGGTTGCCGATGGCATTACCCACATCGTGGCTACCCCGCATATTCACTCTGGTCGCTTTCCCAATACCCTTTCGACCATCTCTAAAGCGCACCGACAGCTGGTCTCCGCGTTGGATACAGCCGAGATCCCACTGCATGTGGGTATGGCGGCAGAAATTCGCCTGTCCGAAGAAATTCTGAATATGGTGATGCTGAAGCAGGTCCCATTTTTGGGCGAGTGGGGAGACGAAAAGGTGCTGCTGCTGGAACTGCCGCACAGCCATATCCCGCCGGGAACTGAGCAGTTGATCCGCTGGTTGCGCAAGCAGAAGGTCCGTCCGATGATTGCACATCCGGAGCGCAACAAGGATGTTATCCGTGACTTTAACAAGGTTATGCCGCTGGCGGACGAGGGTTGCCTGTTCCAGGTAACTTCCGGCGCCGTATGTGGTCATTTTGGTGAGCCGGCACAGCAGCGTTCTATCGAGATGCTGGAGAACGGGCTGGTTACCATACTAGCCACTGACGCCCATCATGAAGTGCGCCGTCCGCCAGCGTTGAAGGCTGGCCGAGAGGCTGCGGCTAAAGTAGTCGGTGAAGAGAAGGCCTGGCAGCTGGTGCGCGATAACCCAAGTAAGATCGCTGCAATGCACTTCGCCCATCACAAGACCCTTTGA
- a CDS encoding mannose-1-phosphate guanylyltransferase/mannose-6-phosphate isomerase, whose amino-acid sequence MILPVIMAGGSGSRLWPLSRKLHPKQFLPLTDDATMLQNTCARLEGIESQPPLLICGDDHRFIVAEQLREVGQAHSGILLEPAGRNTAPAVALAALRAMAGGAEDPLLLVLAADHAIKDVAAFQAAVMRAVPHAEAGKLVTFGIVPSAAETGYGYINKARAIDEAETAFVVQQFVEKPDLATAEKYVSSGEFYWNSGLFLFRASRFIEELSKYGPDILEACEKAMQGATFDVDFVRPASEAFLACTDESIDYAVMEHTRDAVVVPMDCGWNDVGSWSALWEVSEKDEQGNTSKGDVILEDSHNCYVQSDSKLIATVGLNDIVVVESDDAVLVATKDRVQDIKKVVERLKAENRSEAQLHRKVYRPWGYYDSVDFGERFQVKRIVVNPGAQLSLQMHHHRAEHWIVVSGTANVTCGEKEFLVTENQSTYIPLGVVHRLENPGTIPLELIEVQSGSYLGEDDIVRFEDRYARN is encoded by the coding sequence ATGATTTTACCGGTAATAATGGCCGGCGGTTCAGGCTCTCGCTTGTGGCCGCTTTCGCGCAAACTTCATCCGAAACAGTTTCTGCCGCTTACGGATGATGCGACTATGTTGCAGAACACCTGTGCGCGATTGGAGGGCATTGAGTCGCAACCTCCATTGCTAATATGTGGCGATGATCACCGCTTTATCGTGGCAGAGCAGTTGCGCGAGGTAGGTCAGGCGCATAGTGGGATCTTACTCGAGCCTGCAGGCCGCAATACCGCTCCGGCGGTAGCGTTGGCTGCGTTAAGGGCCATGGCCGGGGGGGCGGAAGATCCGTTGCTGCTGGTATTGGCCGCAGATCACGCAATAAAAGACGTAGCGGCCTTCCAGGCTGCGGTGATGCGTGCGGTTCCTCACGCCGAGGCTGGCAAACTGGTGACCTTTGGTATTGTGCCCTCGGCCGCCGAAACCGGTTACGGCTATATCAACAAGGCAAGGGCCATAGATGAAGCTGAGACTGCGTTTGTGGTTCAGCAGTTTGTAGAAAAGCCTGACTTAGCTACCGCAGAGAAATACGTGAGTTCCGGTGAATTTTACTGGAACAGCGGTTTGTTCCTATTCCGCGCCAGTCGTTTCATTGAAGAATTGTCTAAATATGGCCCGGATATCCTTGAGGCTTGCGAGAAAGCTATGCAGGGCGCAACCTTTGATGTCGACTTCGTGCGCCCCGCAAGTGAGGCTTTTCTGGCCTGTACCGATGAGTCTATTGATTATGCAGTTATGGAGCACACCCGCGATGCAGTGGTAGTGCCGATGGATTGCGGTTGGAATGATGTGGGTTCCTGGTCAGCGCTTTGGGAGGTGTCTGAGAAGGACGAACAGGGCAATACGTCGAAAGGCGATGTTATCCTGGAAGATAGCCATAATTGCTATGTGCAGAGCGATAGTAAGTTAATTGCTACTGTAGGCCTGAATGATATCGTGGTGGTAGAAAGTGATGACGCGGTGCTAGTTGCCACTAAAGATCGCGTGCAAGATATCAAGAAAGTGGTTGAACGCCTCAAGGCCGAAAATCGTTCGGAAGCGCAGTTACATCGTAAAGTCTATCGCCCATGGGGCTATTATGACTCCGTTGATTTTGGCGAGCGTTTCCAAGTGAAGCGAATTGTAGTGAACCCAGGTGCACAACTTAGTTTACAAATGCACCATCACCGTGCGGAACATTGGATAGTGGTGTCTGGTACTGCGAACGTGACTTGTGGGGAAAAAGAGTTTTTAGTTACAGAAAATCAGAGCACGTATATCCCGCTTGGCGTTGTCCACCGTCTTGAAAATCCTGGAACCATTCCGCTGGAACTGATCGAGGTTCAGTCCGGCTCCTATCTGGGGGAGGACGATATCGTCCGTTTTGAAGATCGGTACGCTCGTAACTAA
- a CDS encoding phytanoyl-CoA dioxygenase family protein, with translation MNSRFLKKIYLLPKWLLELVSWGKSFKNNPIIGSFWLNRCGLHVARVVIAHGLFRFRLFLLSPLIPAEDRRHFRKYGFVLKRNFLSSDDFEKLAHELQNYEDGGREFVEGTTLTQRVFLTGAEREKMPSIRALIENPKLDRLMRYCSSKNRRPLYYVENLCNHANVVPRPDPQRDMHADTFHPCVKGWLYLDATDDLNGPFVYVPGSHRLSWRRLKWEYRQSLEASKRGEARDPQRYWDGSFRVTTADLEEMGFEPKALHVPANTLLVANVYGFHRRGEAREQSHRMTVWMQARDNPFNPLFTLWPRSTATMFEWGWSKVLQKLDKAKLASGEQRSFVGKFTR, from the coding sequence GTGAATTCCAGATTCCTCAAGAAAATTTATCTTCTGCCCAAATGGCTCCTCGAATTGGTTTCATGGGGTAAGAGCTTTAAGAACAATCCCATTATTGGCAGTTTCTGGCTCAATCGTTGTGGGCTTCACGTTGCCCGGGTAGTGATTGCGCACGGTTTGTTCCGTTTTCGACTGTTCCTGTTGTCGCCGCTGATTCCCGCAGAAGATCGCCGCCATTTCCGTAAATACGGCTTTGTCCTCAAACGCAACTTTCTCTCCAGTGACGATTTTGAAAAATTGGCGCATGAATTGCAGAACTATGAAGACGGTGGCCGTGAATTCGTTGAGGGCACCACGCTAACCCAGCGAGTGTTTCTTACTGGCGCAGAGCGAGAAAAAATGCCCTCAATTCGTGCGCTTATCGAGAATCCGAAGCTCGACCGATTAATGCGCTATTGCTCGTCCAAGAATCGTCGCCCGCTGTACTACGTGGAAAACCTGTGTAATCACGCGAATGTGGTGCCGCGTCCGGATCCGCAACGGGACATGCACGCAGATACCTTCCATCCCTGTGTAAAAGGGTGGCTGTATCTGGATGCCACTGACGACCTGAATGGGCCGTTTGTGTATGTACCGGGTTCCCACCGGTTGAGTTGGCGCCGCCTGAAGTGGGAGTACCGGCAGAGCCTGGAGGCGAGTAAGCGCGGTGAAGCGCGCGATCCGCAGAGATACTGGGATGGGTCTTTCCGAGTAACTACGGCAGACCTTGAGGAAATGGGATTTGAACCCAAAGCCCTCCATGTACCCGCGAATACGCTTTTGGTCGCGAATGTTTATGGCTTTCATCGCCGTGGCGAGGCGCGAGAGCAGTCGCACCGTATGACGGTTTGGATGCAGGCGAGGGACAACCCATTCAATCCATTATTCACCTTGTGGCCAAGGTCGACGGCCACGATGTTTGAATGGGGATGGTCGAAGGTACTGCAAAAACTGGATAAGGCAAAACTCGCCAGCGGTGAACAGCGAAGTTTTGTCGGCAAATTCACCCGTTAG
- a CDS encoding capsule biosynthesis protein, whose product MSGVVFLQGPHGPFFACCARYFSARGIETHKINFNGGDRLFGWAAHQVDYVGGQAGWPEFFAGYLRRNDIRAVIVYGDCRYYHRKARTVCDEMGVSFWACEEGYLRPDFVTLEQGGVNAFSGVDWSRDAIEGYVPHGRSPSIKVGRTFWQRARYAICYYFAVLVYGLRFNHYRHHRPRAWWQEAGCWLRSFYRKGLYRITERNYTKALVQRHGGEFFLFPLQTADDFQIREHSDVHSLEDSIRDVIASFALNAANKDILVIKHHPMDRGFCHYGKFIQRAARDSGVDGRVAYCHDLHLPTLLDHAKGVVTINSTVGISALLHRVPTITLGRALYDIPGMTHQGGLSDFWTEPEPVDMALFRAFRTYLYEQTQLDGSFSKHIDFTVPQMMARMLPSLKAAQASVDDAVSVDDEVLAA is encoded by the coding sequence ATGTCAGGGGTTGTATTTTTGCAGGGGCCACATGGTCCTTTCTTTGCCTGTTGTGCCCGTTATTTCTCCGCACGGGGCATTGAAACTCATAAGATAAACTTCAACGGTGGGGACCGTTTATTCGGCTGGGCCGCCCACCAGGTGGACTATGTGGGTGGGCAAGCTGGCTGGCCAGAGTTTTTTGCCGGTTACTTACGGCGGAACGATATTCGTGCGGTGATTGTGTATGGCGATTGCCGGTATTACCACCGTAAGGCACGAACAGTTTGCGATGAAATGGGCGTCAGCTTCTGGGCTTGTGAAGAGGGCTACTTGCGCCCTGATTTCGTCACCCTTGAGCAGGGAGGCGTAAACGCATTTTCAGGCGTTGATTGGTCCCGTGATGCCATTGAGGGATATGTTCCTCATGGCCGCTCGCCCTCGATAAAAGTGGGTAGGACTTTTTGGCAGAGGGCCCGCTATGCCATTTGTTATTACTTTGCCGTCCTTGTCTATGGGTTGCGCTTCAACCATTACCGTCACCACCGCCCAAGGGCTTGGTGGCAGGAAGCTGGATGCTGGTTGCGCAGTTTTTATCGCAAAGGTCTCTACCGCATAACCGAGCGTAACTACACGAAAGCGCTGGTACAGCGTCATGGCGGAGAGTTCTTCCTTTTTCCCTTACAGACTGCGGATGACTTTCAGATTCGCGAGCATTCGGACGTACATTCGCTGGAAGATTCGATTAGAGATGTGATTGCGTCTTTCGCTCTTAATGCAGCGAATAAAGATATCTTGGTGATCAAGCATCATCCCATGGATCGAGGCTTTTGCCACTATGGCAAATTTATTCAGCGTGCTGCGCGCGATTCGGGTGTGGATGGACGTGTGGCATATTGCCATGATCTGCACTTACCTACGCTGTTGGATCACGCCAAAGGTGTGGTGACGATTAACAGCACGGTAGGAATCTCAGCACTGTTGCACCGGGTGCCGACGATTACTCTGGGGCGCGCTCTTTACGATATTCCGGGAATGACCCATCAAGGCGGATTGTCGGATTTTTGGACGGAACCAGAGCCCGTAGACATGGCGCTGTTTCGTGCCTTTCGTACCTACCTATATGAGCAGACCCAGCTGGACGGTAGTTTTTCCAAGCATATTGACTTCACTGTTCCTCAGATGATGGCGCGCATGCTGCCATCACTTAAAGCCGCACAAGCATCTGTTGACGACGCTGTTTCTGTCGATGATGAAGTGCTCGCCGCTTGA